The proteins below come from a single Iocasia fonsfrigidae genomic window:
- a CDS encoding porin, with protein MKKIFVLLISTLLVFSITLVSMGAPTIKGDFRYDMYDDESQDESKGKDQSYATADLRISVQDKLSDSLTAFAKFRARHQKNDDDTDFDINEYYVNYKESWGSVKAGYYEYKFTPSRVLLKSGYYHVWPKVDVMAATTFNTPVNGLAFDLMFQPYAQEEMDDGAYGLSTSYNADKWGIKLTYADLKKADEAVAEYNKIYNKGSADDADVFAFDIYYTPIKGMKFFVDAVDYSSNDESNAAIADSVFDDNGIDGLDPVLGFQWKAIGGSKLDFSLERALNPRFEDTDKEYDGSAIGAKYHLSKQTSIEFEHYVIGDDQTKNMLRLRYKF; from the coding sequence ATGAAAAAGATCTTTGTTTTGTTAATTAGTACATTACTGGTTTTTTCCATAACACTAGTCTCGATGGGGGCACCTACTATTAAAGGGGATTTTAGGTATGATATGTATGATGATGAAAGTCAAGATGAAAGTAAAGGTAAAGATCAGTCCTATGCGACAGCTGATTTAAGGATTAGTGTTCAAGATAAGCTTAGTGATTCACTTACTGCCTTTGCCAAATTCAGGGCGCGGCATCAAAAAAATGATGATGATACAGATTTTGATATAAACGAATATTATGTAAACTATAAAGAATCCTGGGGTTCTGTAAAAGCCGGTTACTATGAATATAAATTTACCCCAAGCCGTGTTTTATTGAAATCTGGGTATTACCATGTCTGGCCGAAGGTTGACGTAATGGCTGCCACTACCTTTAATACACCGGTAAATGGTCTGGCCTTTGATCTAATGTTCCAACCCTATGCCCAAGAAGAGATGGATGATGGTGCTTATGGGTTATCTACTAGTTATAATGCTGATAAATGGGGAATTAAACTGACCTATGCTGATTTGAAAAAAGCAGATGAAGCAGTTGCTGAGTATAATAAGATATATAATAAGGGTAGTGCTGATGATGCCGATGTTTTTGCCTTTGATATTTATTATACACCGATTAAAGGGATGAAGTTCTTTGTTGATGCAGTTGATTATAGTAGTAATGATGAATCAAATGCTGCTATCGCTGATTCTGTTTTTGATGATAATGGTATTGATGGTTTAGATCCAGTTCTTGGGTTTCAATGGAAGGCGATTGGTGGTTCTAAATTAGATTTTAGTCTAGAGCGTGCCCTTAACCCGCGTTTTGAAGACACTGACAAAGAGTATGATGGGTCTGCTATTGGGGCTAAGTATCATCTTAGTAAACAAACTAGCATAGAGTTTGAACACTATGTTATTGGTGATGACCAAACCAAGAATATGCTCCGTCTGCGGTATAAGTTTTAA
- a CDS encoding response regulator transcription factor: protein MYKALLIDDEPWILKDLELLVDWNKLGFEVITKISNSKEAVQVIKKQLPDLIVCDIKMPGLNGIELMKLVKRDFPGIYVVFVSAYSEFTYAKEAIELGAFDYILKPTKDKELRTVLKRVSSHLGKDNEEKKKLEKYRKTELFLELLENNLEEQIIIKKLNNIGYNIAYDRFCVVIVNCLANNLTNEYWQSQLKDCFSSYKLLFIQFGEKKWLILCNFSSAVLIDSRCFNEVGLVADKFKLSVGVSDSFDNLVDLKHYYKEAELIAYNYFIYKKGGIYKYSLYNNNYIELSTKIKGLTSCSDLKRFVGKLPELLPEERINLEEIAYLYNCLQEKANALCNLRFEIELLAPLDIIYSFNNLQELFEQLLSSLNEYKGSDKSRVSHDIVEKIIKEIKQKYNQNISLQDLAVKHHLNYNYLSQLFKKETGQTFTNYLIELRIKKAIKLFSKDLLFYQIARKVGYDDYYHFCKIFKKHKGLSPSEFKKKYI from the coding sequence CCCTGGATCTTAAAAGACCTTGAACTCCTGGTAGATTGGAATAAACTAGGGTTTGAAGTGATTACAAAAATAAGTAATAGTAAGGAGGCTGTTCAGGTAATAAAAAAACAGCTGCCGGACTTGATTGTTTGTGATATAAAAATGCCGGGATTAAATGGGATTGAATTGATGAAGCTGGTTAAAAGGGATTTCCCCGGTATTTATGTTGTTTTTGTAAGTGCCTACAGTGAATTTACTTATGCTAAAGAAGCAATCGAATTAGGGGCCTTTGATTATATCTTAAAACCGACAAAGGATAAGGAGTTAAGAACTGTCCTCAAGAGGGTATCTTCACACCTGGGTAAAGATAATGAGGAAAAGAAGAAATTAGAGAAATATAGGAAGACAGAGTTATTTCTAGAGCTGTTAGAAAACAATCTGGAAGAGCAGATAATTATAAAGAAATTAAATAATATAGGGTATAATATAGCTTATGATAGGTTTTGTGTTGTAATAGTAAATTGTCTTGCTAATAATTTAACTAATGAATACTGGCAGAGTCAGTTAAAGGATTGTTTTTCTTCATATAAATTATTATTTATTCAATTTGGTGAGAAGAAATGGTTGATATTATGTAATTTTAGCTCAGCTGTTTTAATAGATAGTAGGTGTTTTAATGAAGTTGGTTTGGTTGCAGATAAATTTAAGCTGTCAGTAGGTGTTAGTGACAGTTTTGATAATCTAGTTGATTTAAAACATTACTATAAAGAGGCAGAACTGATTGCGTATAATTATTTTATTTATAAAAAGGGCGGTATATATAAATATTCATTATATAATAATAATTATATAGAGCTGTCAACAAAAATTAAGGGCCTGACTTCTTGTAGCGATTTAAAAAGATTTGTTGGTAAATTACCTGAATTATTACCTGAGGAAAGGATTAATCTGGAGGAAATCGCTTATTTATATAACTGTTTGCAGGAAAAAGCCAATGCCCTGTGTAATCTTAGGTTTGAAATAGAACTGTTGGCTCCATTAGATATAATATATTCGTTTAATAATCTACAGGAACTATTCGAACAGTTATTAAGTTCTTTAAATGAATATAAGGGTAGTGATAAATCCAGGGTATCACATGATATTGTCGAAAAGATTATCAAAGAAATAAAGCAAAAATATAATCAAAACATAAGTTTACAGGATTTAGCTGTAAAACATCATCTTAATTATAATTATTTAAGCCAATTATTTAAAAAAGAAACAGGACAAACATTCACCAATTATTTAATTGAACTCCGTATAAAAAAGGCAATTAAATTGTTTTCAAAAGACCTATTATTTTACCAGATAGCCAGAAAAGTGGGTTATGATGATTATTATCATTTTTGTAAAATATTCAAAAAACATAAGGGTCTAAGTCCAAGTGAATTTAAAAAGAAATATATCTAA